In Brevundimonas subvibrioides, a genomic segment contains:
- a CDS encoding helix-turn-helix transcriptional regulator: MSLDNPRLLSTAEAAAQLGLSPGYLKTKRVTGGGPAFVKMGARVSYHPAALDAWIQANTRRSTSDQGGVA, translated from the coding sequence TTGTCTCTCGACAATCCTCGGCTGCTTTCGACAGCGGAAGCCGCCGCCCAGCTGGGGCTCAGCCCCGGCTATCTCAAGACCAAGCGCGTCACCGGGGGCGGCCCCGCCTTCGTCAAGATGGGCGCTCGCGTGTCCTATCACCCGGCCGCCCTCGATGCCTGGATTCAGGCCAATACGCGGCGCAGCACCTCCGACCAGGGAGGGGTCGCATGA
- a CDS encoding helix-turn-helix domain-containing protein, with amino-acid sequence MMTPAASRAARGLLGWSLQDLAHATGLTYESLSRFENGRVMRDANAAKIAQAFEVEGIELIIEADRTGAVLVHARKRGGDDQ; translated from the coding sequence ATGATGACACCCGCAGCAAGCCGCGCGGCGCGAGGCCTTCTGGGCTGGTCGCTACAGGACCTCGCTCACGCCACCGGCCTGACTTACGAGAGCCTATCCCGCTTCGAGAACGGTCGAGTGATGCGGGACGCCAACGCCGCGAAGATCGCTCAGGCGTTCGAGGTCGAGGGGATTGAGCTGATCATCGAGGCCGATCGCACTGGCGCTGTCCTGGTGCACGCTCGCAAGCGGGGCGGCGATGACCAGTGA